The following are from one region of the Populus trichocarpa isolate Nisqually-1 chromosome 8, P.trichocarpa_v4.1, whole genome shotgun sequence genome:
- the LOC7471066 gene encoding protein SPIRAL1-like 1, with product MGRGVSAGGGQSSLGYLFGSGEAPKPGTNNAQAAPSESLPANNPPPSKPAAAPQPADINKQVPAGINSTSTNNYLRADGQNTGNFITDRPSTKVHAAPGGGSSLGYLFGGGSN from the exons ATGGGTCGTGGAGTTAGCGCTGGTGGAGGGCAGAGTTCATTGGGCTATCTGTTTGGGAGTGGAGAGGCTCCAAAACCTGGCACAAACAATGCCCAAGCTGCTCCAAGCGAGAGCCTGCCTGCAAATAATCCGCCTCCTTCCAAACCCGCTGCAGCTCCTCAGCCGGCAGATATCAATAAGCAGGTTCCTGCCGGTATCAACAGTACTTCTACAAACAACTATTTGAGGGCAGATGGTCAGAACACTGGCAACTTCATCACG GATCGACCTTCAACCAAGGTCCATGCTGCTCCTGGTGGTGGATCTTCTTTGGGATACCTCTTTGGTGGTGGTAGCAACTGA
- the LOC7471067 gene encoding ubiquinone biosynthesis protein COQ4 homolog, mitochondrial: MIGGGKIRLNRWQQAAVAVGSAVGSLLDPRRADLIAALGETTGKPAFERVVERMKKSPEGRAVLLERPRVISAQVGHAWDLPANTFGAAYARFMGSRNFSPDDRPPVRFMETEELAYVAMRAREVHDFWHTLFGLPTNLIGESALKVIEFEQMYLPMCLMSVVGGTVRFTEKQRKLFFQHYFPWAIRAGMQSTDLMCVYYEKHFQEDLEDVRRKWGITPAPAAPNQNVP, from the exons ATGATAGGAGGAGGTAAAATCCGGCTGAATAGGTGGCAACAGGCGGCGGTTGCGGTTGGTTCCGCTGTGGGTTCGTTGTTAGATCCACGAAGGGCGGATTTGATAGCGGCGCTTGGAGAAACAACTGGAAAACCTGCTTTTGAAAGAGTTGTTGAGAGAATGAAAAAGAGCCCTGAAGGAAGA GCAGTTCTCTTGGAGAGACCTCGTGTCATATCTGCTCAAGTGGGGCATGCATGGGATTTGCCAGCTAATACATTTGGTGCTGCCTATGCAAGATTCATGGGATCCAGGAACTTTTCCCCAGATGACCGTCCACCAGTGCGATTCATGGAAACGGAAGAGCTGGCATATGTTGCAATGCGAGCCCGTGAGGTGCATGATTTCTGGCACACCCTTTTTGGCCTGCCCACTAACTTAATCGGCGAGTCAGCGCTCAAGGTGATTGAATTCGAGCAAATGTACCTTCCAATGTGCCTGATGTCTGTTGTGGGAGGCACGGTTAGATTTACGGAGAAGCAGAGGAAATTGTTCTTCCAGCATTACTTCCCATGGGCCATTCGAGCTGGTATGCAGAGCACAGATCTCATGTGTGTGTATTATGAGAAGCACTTTCAAGAGGATTTGGAGGATGTCCGCAGAAAATGGGGTATAACTCCCGCTCCTGCTGCCCCGAACCAAAATGTGCCTTGA